From Actinomycetota bacterium:
GGTCGAAGACCTTGTCCCGGTCTTCCTCGGGAATGCCCTTGCCGGTGTCGGATACATATATAGTAACGGAAGTCTCTCCGGGCTCGATCCTGACCGCCAGCTGTCCCGCCCCGTCCATGGCCGCGATGGCGTTAGTGAACAGGTTGACGAAGACGCGCTCCAGCTGAGCCGGATCGGCCCTGAGCATTATTTTTTCCTCTTCGGCGTCGAGCGCAAACGTGATATTGCCGGTATCGACGGTGGCGCTGACCAGCCGGTAGGCGTTGCCGACCAGCGCATTGAGCTCGACGTCCTGCAGGCGCGGCTCGCGCTCGCGGGCGAACTCCAGCAGGTTGCCGACGATCTCCTTGACGCGGGCCGTCTGCCCGACGATGTCGTTGATGATCTCGCGGACCTCGGCTTCGGACTCCTTGCTGAGGTTCTTCTTCATCACCTGGGCGGAGATATTGATGTTGTTGAGGGGATTGTTCAGTTCGTGGGCTACGCCCGCGGCGAGGGTGCCGATCGCCGCCAGCTTCTTCGATTGCAGCAGCTCCCGGTTCTTCTCGCGCAGCTCGATCTCCCAGGTGTTGAGCTGCGAGTTCATGTTGTTGAACTTCTCCACAAGCGTATCAACCTCGTCCTTGTGACCGGCTTTCTTGCCTTCCTGCGCCGGCGCCTCGCCGGCATACCTGGCGCCGATCCTGTCGATGGCGACCGTGAGCGTCTTCAGACGCCTGACGACGCCGGTGCTTATGAACAGCATGGCGCTGAGGCCGATCAGCAGGAACAGCGGGAAGAACACCAGGATGGCGATCTGCGACTGACGGATCACATGGTCGGCGTCGTCGCGCGCGGTCCTGTCGAGGGACTCGGAAGTACTGAGGATGTTCTCGCCGGTCGAGCGCAGGGAATTGATGCTGGTGTCCAGCTGATTGAGTTTGACCACCAGAGGATCCGTGAGCGATAGGCCCTCGGTGTTCTGGAGGTAGCCGGAGACGAACAGCGGCGCGTCCCGGGCGTAAGCTTCAGCCAGCGGCACAAAACTCTGGGAAGGACCGAAAGAGGCCTTGCGGTTCTCGAAGTCGGCTGACACGCCGGCGAGCTGACTCTCTATCTTTGCGAACTGCGTCCCGTAATCGGCGACGAGGTTTTTCAGTTCCGCTATCTTTGCCGGGTCGCCCGACTGGAGATTCTCGGTTATGTCAGCGAGTTGGCTCAGCTGATTGCGGGTCGCGCCCGATTCAGCCGCAGCCTGCCCCGGGAAGAGGAAGAAGTTCTTCTCGTGCCGGCGCAGCTCCAGGGAAGCGTTTCGCATGGAATCCGTCACTTCGAGGAACTGCATCTCGTTTCTGACCTGGATGAAGTTGACGTACTCGAAGGCGGCGAGGATGGTGATGATGAAGGCGCTTATGGAAAAGCCGAATATTATCTTTTTGCGCAGCGACATTCTTCCCGCAGTCTATATCATCGTGGGCGGCACGGGAACGGGGGCCCGTTCCGGGCCCCCGTGTCGATCACGTTATTTCGCTTTCACCACGAAGACCGGCGAAGCCGACAGGCCGATGACTTTCTGGGCCACCGAGCCCAGCACGATCTTCCGCAGTCCCGACTGCCCCCGGCTGCCGACGAAGGTGATCCCGGCCCCACCTTTGGCGGAGAATGCCGTGATTTCAGCCGCAGGATCGCCGCGTAGCACTTGTGTGGTGATCTCGACACCTTCCTGGCCGGCCCGCTCGCGGACATGCTCCAGGACCGTCGACGCTTTTTTCTCCAGCTTGTCAACGACCGCCCCGGCGTCGGCGTAGTATTCCGGATGCATGTCGACAACTGATATCGCATCAAGCGCGCTGCCGTGCCTGCCGGCATAATCCAGTGCGTCATCCAGGGCTGCATCGCCGCTGGCGGAACCGTCTGTCGCCAGCAATATCCGCTTCCAGCCGATCACGGCGTTCTTGGGAACAACAAGTACGTCCTTGTCCGAGTGGACTATCACCTTGGCGGTGACGCTTCCCATGAGCATGCGTTCCATCCGATGCAGGCCATGCCGGCCCATGACGATGAGGTTGCAGCTTTCCCGCTCGGCAAGGCCCACTATCTGCTCGAAGGCCTCGCCTCTCATCACCTCGACGCTGGCGCGGCTGGAATCGGCTCCTATTATCGCTGACGCTCGCTGTTTCAGGTCGTCGGTGGGCCCTCGCAGAAGGCTCTCGAGATCGCGGATACCCACCATCTCGAGGTCGCCGTCATAGCTGGGAACGACGCCCAGCACCTTGACCCAGCTCTGTTCGAACCCGCCAAGAGTCTGCCTTAAAGCGTTCTCACTGGATTCCGAGCCGTCGAAGGCAACCAGGATCTTGCTGTAATCACTCATATCAGGCGCTCTCGGCGACAGCTGCCTCTCTCTCTTCCACCTTTGCCTGGGCGATTCCCTTTATCATGGCGCTGGCGATGATGAGGCCGGCGGTGACAAGAGCGGCAATCAGAGTCCAAAAGCTAAGCGTGCTCAGCAGGTCTGATGCTCCCGTACTGATATTTATCGCGCCCAGCTTGGACAGGTAAACCGGCACCTTGAGGCCGCGGCTGACCGCCACGATGAGCATTACAGAAGCCATGACCAGCTTGATCGTGTGGTCCTTGACGTACGTGGTTCCCAGTGCGCCGATCTGCACGCCGATAAGGGACGTGGCCAGGATCAGCAGGGTCATCCTGATGTCGATCAGGCCGGCGAGGGCCCATTCGACCGAACCCCACATACCCATGACGAAAGCGATCAGCAGCTCGGTGGCGCTGGCAACCATTGCCGAGGCCCCGACTACGTAGATCATGCCGGGAACGCCGATGAAACCGCCGACGGCGATGGTTGCCGCCAGCAGCCCGGTGGCGAATCCGATCGGCACGGTTACCCAGGCCGAGAGGCGGACTCCGGCTTTCTTGAAGTTCATCATCGGGGGGATATTTATCTTTTGCATTTTCAACGCCAGCTTGGGCATGACGTCCGCTTTCACCGTCTTCGAGCCGGTCAGGGCGTCGCGAAGGATGATGCCGCCGACGACCACCAGGATGATGACGAAGACGAAGCTGACGTAGAGGTCAGAACCGGTGCTGCCCCAGGTATCGAGGATTTTTTCCTGGAGCCGTATGCCGAGCTCGACGCCGACGATGGAGGAAACGCCCATAACAATCCCGAGCTTGACGTCAACCTGACCGTACTTGAACCGCTTATAGGTGCCGACCATGGCTTTCGGGAATTTATGGCACATGTTGCTGGCCACGGCGACCGCTCCAGGCGCGCCGAGGGCCATCATGCTGGGAGTCATCACGAAAGCGCCGCCAGAGCCGATAAAGCCGCTCAGGAGTCCGCCGACGAGGCCCACGACCAGCAGTGCGATCAATTTGTCAAGCGTCAATCCGATGAACATCGTCGAGATTTCCGACGCCACCTGCTCGCCATTGACATCGCTCATGGATACGAGCACCCGGTCATTGAGCCGCACGTCTTCGGTCTTGATTGAATCGGCCAGCTTCAGAGTGATCGGCTGATCGGAGTCCACCGGCTGGAAAACAGCGGTATGCGCAGCCGGATCGACTGATGTGAAATCGCCTTTCTTGGCATTGGAGGGCGGAGCGCTTTCTGCGAAAGCCGCCGGCGCCAATGCCATCATTATGAATAATGCTGCCAGAATCGATACGATCCATTTTTTCATTCTGCGATCCATCTCCTTTGAGATAAGTAGTTTGTCAATGTCCCTTTGCCGACAGGCCCGCGATCGACAGCAGATCGCTGGCGAAGGTGCCGTGGACAAAAGAGAAATACAACGCCGTGAGTATTGGCAGCGCCGAGTAGATGCCGCCCTTGATGAAGTATTCCGTTACCAGGTTCTGGTTGGTCAGCAGCAGATAGTAAGATAATGCTGACAGGATGCCCAGCGCGATCATCCTCAAATAGGGTTTTTTCTTGGCAGAGTTTGCCATTTAATGCCTCCTTGCATTGTGGTCAGTCCAGCTTTTCCGAGACCAGCGCCAGCGGGCAGCCGATCTTGTCCCAGATGCCGGCGAATTTACGTTCCTCACGGGAGCAGTCGATGTCCAGCGCTTCCGTGGACTCGATGACGACGCAGAGAAAGTCGCGCCTGTTCTTGGCGTAACTGATGACGGCTTTCTTGATGCAGCCGCTCTTCTTCACCAGCGTGTAGTCGAGCGATTCCTGCCCGGCTTCGCGTTCGCAGAGATCGAGGACGGCCGCAGCAACCTTGTTGCCCGAGGTGGTCAGGACCTCCAGGCCGGCATCTGTACGCTTGGCGATGCTGAGCGCGTACTTTAGAGACCGGACGTCGGTTTCCCTGCCCGTGAGCACTAACAGGACCTTCCTTTCGCCCGCGGCCAGCTCGCGGGCGGACTCGAATTCCCCCGCCTCAGCGAAAGAGGCGGCGGAAAACAGCTTCTCCAGCTTTTTGCCGAGATCAGACAAGGCTTCAGGCCTTCGGCGCCAGCTGGCGGGGTCCGAGCGGGGCTGCTCCCAGCTTCACGTCTTCGGCGCCGACCTTTCCGGCTTCCTCGTCGACGTCATCAGCCGCGATCTCCCGGGCGGCCTCGAACTCACCGGCTTCCGCGAAAGCGGCCGCGGAATACCAGTTGTCGATTTTTCGGAACAGTTTCATTTTTTAACCTCCTTGTGGTTTGGTCTTTACTGTTTCAAGTAGCAATAACCGTGCCAAAGACGTAAAAGTCGCTATAATTTGGGAAGAAAATGGCGTAAATAGGTGCAATTTGCAGGATTTAAGGATGAGGCCGGAGCTGGCTACGCCGAAACTGTGGAGAAAAATACTGGGGAAAACTGTTGCAGAACGCAACGGATTTCAGGATTGCGCTCGAAGGGCATTAAGCGTTGTGTTGCATTAAATAGAGGTAAGGTTGCATATTGCAATACGTAGCGATATATTTAGGACGATGAAATTCTATCCGGGCAGTCTCAGGCAAAAAATCATAATCGCCTACCTGACGGGAGCG
This genomic window contains:
- a CDS encoding universal stress protein; translated protein: MSDYSKILVAFDGSESSENALRQTLGGFEQSWVKVLGVVPSYDGDLEMVGIRDLESLLRGPTDDLKQRASAIIGADSSRASVEVMRGEAFEQIVGLAERESCNLIVMGRHGLHRMERMLMGSVTAKVIVHSDKDVLVVPKNAVIGWKRILLATDGSASGDAALDDALDYAGRHGSALDAISVVDMHPEYYADAGAVVDKLEKKASTVLEHVRERAGQEGVEITTQVLRGDPAAEITAFSAKGGAGITFVGSRGQSGLRKIVLGSVAQKVIGLSASPVFVVKAK
- a CDS encoding sulfite exporter TauE/SafE family protein, with product MFIGLTLDKLIALLVVGLVGGLLSGFIGSGGAFVMTPSMMALGAPGAVAVASNMCHKFPKAMVGTYKRFKYGQVDVKLGIVMGVSSIVGVELGIRLQEKILDTWGSTGSDLYVSFVFVIILVVVGGIILRDALTGSKTVKADVMPKLALKMQKINIPPMMNFKKAGVRLSAWVTVPIGFATGLLAATIAVGGFIGVPGMIYVVGASAMVASATELLIAFVMGMWGSVEWALAGLIDIRMTLLILATSLIGVQIGALGTTYVKDHTIKLVMASVMLIVAVSRGLKVPVYLSKLGAINISTGASDLLSTLSFWTLIAALVTAGLIIASAMIKGIAQAKVEEREAAVAESA
- a CDS encoding ATP-binding protein, which produces MSLRKKIIFGFSISAFIITILAAFEYVNFIQVRNEMQFLEVTDSMRNASLELRRHEKNFFLFPGQAAAESGATRNQLSQLADITENLQSGDPAKIAELKNLVADYGTQFAKIESQLAGVSADFENRKASFGPSQSFVPLAEAYARDAPLFVSGYLQNTEGLSLTDPLVVKLNQLDTSINSLRSTGENILSTSESLDRTARDDADHVIRQSQIAILVFFPLFLLIGLSAMLFISTGVVRRLKTLTVAIDRIGARYAGEAPAQEGKKAGHKDEVDTLVEKFNNMNSQLNTWEIELREKNRELLQSKKLAAIGTLAAGVAHELNNPLNNINISAQVMKKNLSKESEAEVREIINDIVGQTARVKEIVGNLLEFAREREPRLQDVELNALVGNAYRLVSATVDTGNITFALDAEEEKIMLRADPAQLERVFVNLFTNAIAAMDGAGQLAVRIEPGETSVTIYVSDTGKGIPEEDRDKVFDPFFTKKDKGTGLGLAIVMNVINKHGGEISVVSQENMGTVFEIELPRKGV